The Microbacterium sp. LKL04 sequence GCTCCAGCGCCCGCAACAGCTTCGTCGGGATCGTGACGCGCGTGCAGGTCGACGGCGTCATGGCCCAGGTCGACATCCAGTCCGGCCCGCACCGCGTCGTCTCGCTCCTGTCGGCCGAGGCGGTGCGCGAGCTGGAGCTCGAGGTGGGTACTCTCGCGAGGGCCTCGGTCAAGGCCACCAACGTCGTCGTCGAGCTG is a genomic window containing:
- a CDS encoding TOBE domain-containing protein is translated as MTTYRVARAARLLGVSDDSVRRWIDQGLLPVTDAMPAEIPGEALAEFAVSMANDPGDGYEHRSSARNSFVGIVTRVQVDGVMAQVDIQSGPHRVVSLLSAEAVRELELEVGTLARASVKATNVVVELAGE